The Halostella limicola genome includes the window CCAAGGAGGAGTCGGCCGTCGACTGGGAGGCACTGGCGGACACCGGCGGCACCATCGTCGTCCTGATGGGCGTCGGGAGGCTCCCCGACTACGCCCGCGCGCTCCGCGACGCCGGCAAGGGTCCCGAGACCCCCGTCGCCCTGGTCGAGCGCGGTACCTGGCCGGACATGCGCGTCGCGACCGGCACCCTGGACACCATCGTCGACGCCCGCGACGAGGCGGGGATCGAACCGCCCGCCATCACGGTCATCGGCGAGGTGGCCGCGTCCCGCGACCGCGTGGTCGAGTTCCTGCGCGGCCGAGGCGGCGAGGACAGTGACGCCGAGGCGGCACTGCGGGGGGACGGCGCGTGACCCGCGACGTGCGCGCCGCCGTCTTCCGCCCCGGCGACGAGCGCATCGACGAGGCCGTCGAACTCCTGGAGTCGCTGGGCGCCGACCCGGTGCCGGACCCGATGCTCGCCGTCGAGCCGACCGGCGCGACGCCCGAGGACGCGCCCTACGTCGTCATGACCAGCAAGACCGGGGTCGAACTCGTCGCCGACGAGGGGTGGACGCCGGGCGACGCGACCATCGTCGCCATCGGCGAGCGCACCGCCCGCGCCATGCGCGAGGCCGGGTGGACGGTCGACGTCGTCCCCGAGGAGTACTCCTCGTCCGGCCTCGTCGCCGCGCTGGAGGACGAGGTCGCGGGCGAGCGCGTCGAGGTCGCCCGGAGCGACCACGGGAGCGACGTACTCACGGACGGCCTCGCGGACGCCGGCGCGGACGTGCACGAGACGGTACTGTACCGCCTCGTCAGACCCGAGGGGAGCGGCGAGTCCGCCGAACTCGGCGCGGCGGGCGACCTCGACGCCGCCCTCTTCACCTCCTCGCTCACCGTCGAGCACTTCCTCGACGCCGCCGCGGAGCGCGGGGTCCGCGAGGAAGCGGTCGAGGGCCTGAACGACGCCGTGGTCGGCGCCATCGGCGAGCCGACCAGGGAGACCGCGGAGAACCGCGGGATCGGCGTCGACGCGGTGCCGGACAGGGCCGCGTTCGAGGCGCTCGCGACCGCAGTCGTCGAGCGGGCGGCCCCGTCCTACCGCGAGTGAGCGGACCGCAGGTTTAACCCAGAGGGGGCTCCAACCCGATGGCGATGAACGCTCCCGTCCCGGAGATGGCCGACCGCGCCGCCGCCTGCGCGGAGCGACTGCGCGCCGCCGACGAGGTGCTGCTCGCCTCGCACATCGACGCCGACGGCCTGACGAGCGCGGCCGTCGCCGCGAGCGCGCTTGAGCGGGCCGGGATCCCCTTCGAGACGGTGTTCAGCAAGCAGCTCGACGATGAAGAGATCGCGAGCATCGCCGCCACCGACTACGACACCGTCCTGTTCACCGACTTCGGGAGCGGTCAACTCGGGATCATCGCCGAGCACGAGGCCGCCGGCGACTTCACGCCCGTGATCGCCGACCACCACCGGCCCGCCGACGTCGACACCGAGTTCCACCTGAACCCCCTCCTGTTCGGCCTCGACGGGTCGTCGGAGCTCTCCGGCGCGGGGGCGAGTTACGTCCTTGCCCGCGCGCTGGAGCCCGCGGACGGGGACAACCGCGACCTCGCCGCCCTCGCCGTCGTCGGCGCGGTCGGCGACATGCAGGCGAGCGACGGCGAACTCGTCGGTGCGAACCGGAAGATCGTCACGGAGGGCGAGGCCGCCGGCGCCCTGGAGACCGGTACCGACCTCGCGCTCTACGGGAAGCAGACCCGTCCGCTCCCGAAGCTACTGGAGTACGCGACCGACGTTCGGATCCCCGGCATCTCCAACGACCGGAACGGGGCCCTCCGCTTTCTCGACGACCTCGGTCTGGAGTTGAAATCGGGGGGCGACTGGCGCTGCTGGGTGGACCTGAGTCGCGACGAGAAACAGACGCTCACGAACGCCCTGCTCCAGCACGCCATCGACAAGGGGGTCCGCCCGAACAAGATCGACGCCCTGTTCGGGACGACGTACACCCTCACGGCCGAACCCGCGGGCACCGAACTCCGCGACGCGAGCGAGTTCTCCACGCTGCTCAACGCGACCGCCCGCTACGAGCGGGCCGACGTCGGCCTCGCGGTCTGTCTGGGCGACCGCGACGGAGCGCTCGACCGGGCGCAGACCCTCCTCTCGAACCACCGGCGGAACCTCTCGGAGGGGCTCCAGTGGGTGCAAGACGAGGGCGTCACCCGCGAGGAGCACGTTCAGTGGTTCGACGCCGGGAGCGAGATCCGCGAGACCATCGTCGGCATCGTCGCCGGCATGGCCGTCGGTACGGAGGGCATCGACCGCGGCCGGCCGATCGTCGCCTTCGCCGAGAAGGAGGAGGGCGAGGTGAAGGTCTCCGCGCGCGGGACGCCGGGGATGACCCGGCGCGGCCTCGACCTCTCGACCGCGATGACGGAGGCGTCCCGCGCGGTCGGCGGGGACGGCGGCGGTCACAACGTCGCCGCGGGCGCGACCATCCCCGACGGGACGCGGGAAGAGTTCGTCGAGCGCGTCGACGAGATCGTCGGTGAACAGCTCTCGTAGTCCGGCCTTAGCGGGACTACTCGCTCAATAACAATACGTTCGCCGCACCTAGGCGCGGTGATGCCATCCTACCGACCGCGTTCGGCGACAGACAGCAGGGCGACCGGGGTGACCGACCGATGACCGACTGGCGAGCCGTCGGAGTCGGCTTCCTCGTCGGTCTCGTGATCGCGACCGTCGGCCTCGCGCTCCCCATCATCGGCCAGATCGGCGGCGGCCTCGTCGGCGGCTTCCTCGCCGGCTACCTCGCCGGCGGCGGCCTCGGGAGCGGCGCGTGGCACGGCCTGCTGGCCGGGGCCATCGGCGGCCTCATCATCGCCGTCTTCGTCTTCGTGGGGACGTCGCTGCTCAGCCTGACCGTCACGGAACCGGTCAACGCAGTCGTCGGCGGCGCGGGGCTGACGGTCGTCGTCCTCTTTCTCTCGCTCCTGTTCGCGCTCGACAGCGCCATCGCCGGTGCGATCGGGGGCGCCCTCCGAGACTGAACGACGCAACCCGGCGATTTCTCCCCTTTCCGTGGACAGCGGATCGCGTCTCGTTTCGTCTTCTTTCGTATCGCCATATGAGATTTATCGAGACCGATATCGACGCTCTTCACCACATGATCGGCGATAGCGGCTCCCGAGAGCCGCCTTCGATCAGCGAGACTGGCGTAGTCACCGAACCTCGACTAGAACGGAGTGTATGTTGACGGTACAACCCCAGGGGGAGCGGCCGGAGTCCGAGGTTTTACTACCGGGCCGAGAACGGTGTTCGGCCCCAACTGCCCGTCGCTATAGCTAACCGCGGTTGACGAGGGACGCGTCGGGCCGGACCCTGATCCCACCCCGGAAGTTCGAGGGGTTCGAGCTCGTGAATCCCCGAGCGCGCTATCGATCGCCGTCGACGAGAAACGTGACGCCCTCGCACGCCGGACACTCGACCGCGTCGGCGTTCTCGACGGTTGGCGGTTCGGCACCGTAGACGACCAGATGGTCGGCGGGGAACGCGATCTGGCGCCCGCAGAGCGGACAGTCGACCGTGCCCGCGCGAAGGCGCGCGCGACGGATGGCGTTTCGGGACACGTGACGCAGTTAGGGAATAAAGGCACGGACAGACGTAATCTCCCGGGCGAGCAGTCTCTCGTTCGAACGCTTGCCGAGGCGATTCGTCGGAAATCGAGGAGCAGCCGGTCCGATCAGCTAGTCAGCACCCGCAAACGGGAACGGCCCACCGGCGGGAACTGACCGGAAGGACTCTGCGAGGCCTCGCAATCGACGGTGGTGGCTGGCCCTCTTATATAATGAATCAATTAACGCTATACAGAATTCCAGTAGCGCGGCCGATAGCGGGTTGGCCGCAGAGCGTCACTCCCACCGTTCGGCGTCCGTGGCTCGCTAGACGGCGACGCAGACTGCGGTGATACCCCAAGACTGGACTGCTCACAGAACCGGGGCGGATGTCGGCACCACAGGTGCTGCTAATCAGTACTGGGACTCCGTGAGCTCGCACCGCTTTCCCGAACCGTGTCCGCGACGGACGGACTCGACGACCGGGGCCGTCGGATACGGACGATCGGGCGTCGAACCCAGGGGTCGACGACGGGAAGAGTGGGTCCGCGCGGCACGTCACCGCCGAAGATCGAGACCGGAAACTCGGGCGTGTGAGCACGGCCCGGGACCGTTTCGGATCGCGGGGTCGATCGGTTTCCCGGCGATAGCGGTCTGACTGATATACTACGCGCACTCGCGGGGACTGAGATCTGGCTCGCGAACCAGTCCAGCCGAGGTACGTGGTAGCGGGCCGGCGACGAACGGGGTTCCGTGCGGAGTCCGTAGGTCGCGTCTCGGAGCCAGACGCCGAACGCGTCGCGGGCCGGGGAGATCGGCGTCGCGGTACCGATCGGCTCTCGGAGTTCGGCTTCGGTCGCGTCGAGTTCCCGCGGTGCGGCGTCGAACACCTCGCGGTCGCGCCGATCCGTCGCGACACCCCGGCGCGAAGTCGTGGAAAACGACGGCAGCCGAGGGAGAAGTGTCGCCGATCCGACCGAATAAATCGTTGTTCGCTATAGAGAATGGACGGGCTGCGGGAGATTCGCCCGAGTTTGGCGCATCGGAACGGCGACCGCTACCGAGCGTCGGACGACGCCGCCGAGAGCCGGCGCGCGAACGCGGCGTTCGCCTCGCGGTCGGCGAGTTCGCGCAGCAGTTCGAGTTCGCGCTCCAGTTCGTCGTCGCCGAGCGCCGCCATCTCTCGTTCGAGGTGGTCGGCGAACGCGGCGAACCGCTCGCGGTAGGTCTCGGAGACCGTGAGCGGGTCGGACTGGCGCTCCCAGCGCCCGAGGTAGTCGTCCGCGGGCGGCTCGACGTCCTCGGGGCCGTACTCGCCGGTGCGCTCGTCGACCATCCACGACCGGAGGAGGTCGGCGTACCGCGAGAGCAGCACGGCCTTGCGGATCCCGGAGTTGTCGTAGTGTCGCGCGGTGACGCTCGGGAACTCGACCGTCCGCGTCCGCTCTCGGCGCTCGCCGGTCCGGGTCTCGTAACTCGCCGTCAGCCGGAGTTCGGGGTCGCCGCCGGTCCGACGGACCTTCGCGAGGATGACGCCGCCGCGGGTGCGGCCCCCCTCCGTCGGCGACGGAAACAGCGTGTTCGCGCGGATGAGCGAGTCGGTAGCGTCCCCGGCGGCGGACGTTCCGTACACCTGCTCGACGTCGTACCCGTCGGCGTCGAGTTCGAGCGAGAGGTCGAACACGAGCGGGGTGACCATGTACTCGAACTCCTCGTCGATGCGTCGTTCGAACTGGTCGGCGGAGTGGACGGAGTAGTAGTTCGCCCCGCGGACGGCGGTGAGCGAGTCCACGAGCTCCGTGTTGAAGTCGACGCCGATACCGACGAAGGTGCTGTAGACGTTTTCGGCGGCGTTCTCCTCGGCGATGTCGACCAGGCCACCTTCGCGGGTCGTCCCGCGGTTCGGCATCGCGTCCGTGAGAAACAGCATCCGCGTCTCGTACTCGGACTGGTCGGCGTCGGCGTACTCCGCGAGGAGGTCGGTGCCGGACTCCGCGCCCGCGGAGAAGTTCGTCCCGCCATCGGCCCGCAGTTCCTGCACGTGGTCGCGGATAGCGTCCATGTCCGTCTCGCGGACCTCGCGCATGGGCTTCGCGACGTAGGACTCGTCGTTGAACAGCACGACGCCGAGTCGGTCGTCGCCGCGGAGGTGCTCCGTCATCGAGGCGACGACGTCCGTCGCGACGTCTATCTTGGGCCGCTCCGTGTAGTTCTCGACCTCGTGGCGGTTGCCGAAGCGGTCGTAGTAGTAGCGGTCGAACGGCGAGCTCATCGACCCGGAGATGTCGAGGACGACGACGAGGTTGAGCGTCTTGCGCTCGAAGTCGGTGATGCCGGAGTTCAGCCCGACAGTGAGGTACCGCTCCGTCTCGCCGGAGAGCGGGTCGGGCGAGACGGCCGTGCTGTACGACGGGCAGAAAAGCGACGTACAGGCCCGGTCGCTACCGGTGTCGAAGTAGTACTGGTTGAACAGGCCCTCGTAGGAGAGGTCCAACGGGATCGGCAGGTACCCCTCGTCGACGTTGTCCCGGAAGTTGTTCGCGTCCATCGCGCCGCCGGCGGTGAGGCCGACGTCGTCGCTCGCGTCGGCGGACATCTCGACCGACTCCGTCTGAGCGCTGGTGTACGTCACGCTCCCCGAGGATCCACCGGTGCTACCGGACCGGGCCGCCTCGTCGGGGTCGAACTGCCAATCGTCGACCTTGTCGGTCGCGGGGGTCGTGGTGGTCGTGGTACCGGTTCCCGTCGGTCCGGAACGGCCGGCGGACAGCCGTTGCGAGCAGCCGGCGACGCCGAGCGTCCCGGCCGCGGCGGCCAGTCGGAGGTATCGTCTGCGCGAGCAGGGATCGGGCATGCGAGAACCAACGCGAACCGACCACATGAGGCCATCGTAGGGTAAAATCGCCGTTTGAGCTATCAGCGAGGGGATCGCCCGACTTTTGTCGGGGCGGTCCATTCGGTCGGACATGGCCGATTTCGACCCCGAGAAGTTCGAGGACAAGTACGTCCACTACTTCACGGAGCTCCAGCGGGCGTACAAGGACGCCTTCGAGACGATGAACGAGACGTACGACTCGGAGCTGATCCACGCGATCGACCAGCAGATCCTCAACGAGAGCGAGCCGTTCTACGAGGGCGACGGCGAGTTCCGCGTCGACCTGCCCGAGAACCCGGAGGAGCGCGTCCGCGGGATCGTCGTCGACGACGAGAAGCTCCGTGAGGTGCTCGACATCTACGTCGACGAGATCGAGGCGGAGATCCGGGAGACGTTCGGCTTCGAGTGAGTCGAACGGGGCGAACGAACCAGTAGCACAAAAGGTTCAAGGGTGCTGGCCCCCAACCCGTATCCATGAGTACTGACGCCCAAGAGGACGGCGACGACCTGGAAGAGCGGGTGTCGAACTTCCTTCGTCGGAACTTCCCGCAGATCCAGATGCACGGCGGCAGCGCCGCCATCCAGAACATCGACCGCGAGACCGGAGAGGTCTCCATCCAGCTCGGCGGCGCGTGTTCGGGCTGCGGTATCTCCCCGATGACCATTCAGGCCATCAAGAGCCGTATGGTCAAGGAGATCCCCGAGATCGAAACGGTCCACGCGGACACCGGCGGCGGTGGCGGCATGGGCGGTGGCGGCGGCATGGAGCCGTCGTTCCCCGGCGAGACGGTCGACGACGACGAGGACGGCGCGGCCGACGAAGGCCCGCAGGCCCCGTTCTGAGGCCGGCGAGCGGCGCGGGCGTGCGATAAGCAGTCTTTTTAACGCTCCGGCTACCCCCGATAGACATGACCAACGCGGACGCGTCGGGGCGCGACGTTCTCTTCGTCGTGATGGACACAGTCCGGAAGGACCACCTCTCCGTCTACGGCTACGACCGGCCGACGACGCCCGGACTCGAAGCGTTTGCCGAGGACGCCGCCGTCTTCGAGCAGGCCGTCGCGCCGGCGCCGTGGACGCTCCCGGTTCACGCGTCGCTGTTCACCGGCCTGTACCCGAACGAACACGGCGCGAACCAGGAGAACCCGTACCTCGAAGGGGCGACGACGCTCGCGGAGAGCCTCTCGGAGACGCACGCGAGCGCCTGTTACTCCTCGAACGCCTGGATCACGCCGTACACCCACCTCACGGATGGCTTCGACGACCAGGACAACTTCTTCCAGGTGATGCCCGGCGAGTTCATGAGCGGCCCGCTCGCGAAGGCCTGGAAGACGATGAACGACGACGAGCGCCTGCGGAAGGCCGCCGACTGGCTGGTCAGCGTCGGCAACAAGTTCCACGAGTACTTCGCCAGCGGCGAGGGGTCGGACTCGAAGACGCCGCAGGTGATAGACCGGACGCGGGAGTTCGTCGACGGGGTCGACGAGGACGAGAACTTCTTCGCGTTCATCAACCTGATGGACGCGCACCTCCCGTACCACCCGCCCGAGGAGTACAAGGAGGAGTTCGCGCCCGGCGTCGACTCGACCGCTGTCTGTCAGAACTCCAAGGAGTACAACTGCGGGGCCCGCGACATCTCCGACGAGGAGTTCGACGACATCCGCGGCCTGTACGACGCCGAGATCCGCCACATCGACGCTCAGCTCAGCCGGCTGTTCGACTCGCTCCGCGAGGCGGGGCGCTGGGAGGACACGCTCGTCGTCGTCTGCGCCGACCACGGCGAACTCCACGGCGAGCACGACCTCTACGGCCACGAGTTCTGCATCTACGACCCGCTGGTGAACGTCCCCCTCATGGTGAAGCACCCGGATCTAGACGCCGAGCGCTACGAGCGTCAGGTCGAACTGCTCGACCTCTATCACACCGTGCTGGACCACGCGGGCGTCGACCCCGAGGACCCCGACGCGGTGTCGCTCGACGACCGCCGGTCGCTGCTCTCGGACGACCACCGCGAGTTCGACGAGGGCGAGTTCGCCTTCGTGGAGTACTCCCGGCCCGTCGTCGAGCTGAAGCAACTGGAGCAGAAAGCGAGCGCCGCCGGGATCACGGTCGACCGCGATTCCCGGTTCTACTCGCGGATGCGGGCCGCGCGCAGGCCGGACGCGAAGTACATCCGGAACGAGCGCATCCCGGACGAGGCGTACCGCCTCGATTCGGACCCGGGCGAGACGGAGAACCTCGCCGGCGGGGACGACGAGGCCGTCGCCGAGGTGGCGGCGGCGCTCTCGCGCTTCGAGGAGCGGGTCGGCGGCCCCTGGGAGGGCGACGCCGCCGGCACAGACGAGGACGTGTTAGACGACATGAGCGAGGACGCGAAGGACCGACTGCAGGACCTGGGTTACATCGACTGACGTGAGCGACGACGCCCCCGCCGCGGCCGGCGACGCCGGCGCGACCGACCTGCGAAACATGTTCGACCGCCGGACGGTCGGCAAGATAGCCGTCGGGTTCGTCGTCGCGGCGATCCTCGTCTACCTCCTCGGCGTCGCGGTCGGGCTGGAGCGGACGCTCACCCACCTCCGGAACGCAGAACTGCGGTGGCTCGGCGCGGCCTGCCTCTCGACGACGGCCTGCCTCGCCGCGTGGGGGAAGGCGTGGCAGATCGTCCTCCGCGTCGGCGGCATCGACGTCCCGTACCGGAAGCTCGTCGTCACCTACTTCGCGGCGACGTTCGCCAACTACGTGACGCCGCTCGGGCAGGCGGGCGGCGAGCCCTTCATCGCCTACGTCCTCTCGCAGGACACGGAGGCGAGCTACGAGCAGAGCCTCGCGAGCGTCGTCACCGCGGACCTGCTCAACCTCCTGCCCTTCTTCAACTTCGCGGCAGTCGGCCTCGGCTACCTGCTCCTGCGGTCGCAGCTCACCGAGGCCGCCGAGGACCTCGCGTTCGGCCTCGGCGCGCTCGCCGTCGGCATCCCCGCGCTCGTGGTCGGCGGGTGGCAGTACCGGACCGCGGTCGAGCGCGGGGTCCTGCGGGTCGTCGCGCCGCTGTCCCGGCGAACCGACCGGTTCACCGTCGAGAGCGTCCGCGACCGGATCCGGCGGTTCTACGAGTCGGTCGAGCTGATCGCCGCCTCGCCGCGGGCGCTCGCCTGGGCGACCGGGTTCGCCTACCTCGGCTGGGTGTTCTTCGCGCTCCCGCTGTACTTCGCGGGCCTGACGCTCGACCTGCCGATACCCCTGTTGCTCGTCTTCTTCGTCGTCCCGGCGAGCACGCTCGCGGGCATGGTGCCGACGCCGGGCGGTCTCGCCGCGGTGGAGGGCGCGCTGGTCGGCCTCGTCGTCGCGCTGACGGCGCTGTCCGCCGCCGACGCGCTGGCGGTCGCGACCATCTACCGGCTCGCGAGCTACTGGTTCGCGCTGGCGGTCGGCGGCCTCGCCGCGCTGTGGGTCGTCGCCCGCGCCTGAGACCGGGGGCGCGGTCGGGCTACCGCAGCCCCCGGCCCCGCTCCCAGGCCCGGAGGAGCGCGATCAGCGTCCGGTTCACGGGGGTGTCGAGGTCGAACTCGGCGGCCCGGTCGGTGACGTACCCGTTGATCGCGTCGACCTCCGTCCGCCGGCCCCCGCGGACGTCCTGGAGCATCGAGGAGTCGTTGTCGGCGGTCCCGGCGGCGACGTCCTCGACGGCGGCGACCGCGGCGCGGTTCGACAGCGTCACGTCGGCGACGCGGGCGACGCGGGCCGTCTCGCGCGCCGCCGTCCGCGCGAGGTCGTTCGCCGGGCCGGAGAGCACGGCGCCGTTCTCGACCCGCGAGAGCGCCGTGACGGCGTTGATGCCGGCGTTGACGGCCAGCTTCTCCCAGAGGCGACGGGGCATGTCGTCCGCGACGGCGACGGTCAGGTCGGCCCGACGGAAGGCGCGGGCGACGCGGGCCGCGGCTGCCGAGTCGCCCCCCTCGTAGGGACCGAGCGCTATCTCGCCGACGCCGGTGCACTCGACGCGGCCCGGGTCGCGGAGGACCGCGCCGTAGGTCGCGGTGCCGGCGAGCACGGGGCAGTCGAGGCG containing:
- a CDS encoding DUF5783 family protein, which translates into the protein MADFDPEKFEDKYVHYFTELQRAYKDAFETMNETYDSELIHAIDQQILNESEPFYEGDGEFRVDLPENPEERVRGIVVDDEKLREVLDIYVDEIEAEIRETFGFE
- a CDS encoding vWA domain-containing protein, yielding MPDPCSRRRYLRLAAAAGTLGVAGCSQRLSAGRSGPTGTGTTTTTTPATDKVDDWQFDPDEAARSGSTGGSSGSVTYTSAQTESVEMSADASDDVGLTAGGAMDANNFRDNVDEGYLPIPLDLSYEGLFNQYYFDTGSDRACTSLFCPSYSTAVSPDPLSGETERYLTVGLNSGITDFERKTLNLVVVLDISGSMSSPFDRYYYDRFGNRHEVENYTERPKIDVATDVVASMTEHLRGDDRLGVVLFNDESYVAKPMREVRETDMDAIRDHVQELRADGGTNFSAGAESGTDLLAEYADADQSEYETRMLFLTDAMPNRGTTREGGLVDIAEENAAENVYSTFVGIGVDFNTELVDSLTAVRGANYYSVHSADQFERRIDEEFEYMVTPLVFDLSLELDADGYDVEQVYGTSAAGDATDSLIRANTLFPSPTEGGRTRGGVILAKVRRTGGDPELRLTASYETRTGERRERTRTVEFPSVTARHYDNSGIRKAVLLSRYADLLRSWMVDERTGEYGPEDVEPPADDYLGRWERQSDPLTVSETYRERFAAFADHLEREMAALGDDELERELELLRELADREANAAFARRLSAASSDAR
- a CDS encoding NifU family protein — translated: MSTDAQEDGDDLEERVSNFLRRNFPQIQMHGGSAAIQNIDRETGEVSIQLGGACSGCGISPMTIQAIKSRMVKEIPEIETVHADTGGGGGMGGGGGMEPSFPGETVDDDEDGAADEGPQAPF
- a CDS encoding single-stranded-DNA-specific exonuclease RecJ, translating into MNAPVPEMADRAAACAERLRAADEVLLASHIDADGLTSAAVAASALERAGIPFETVFSKQLDDEEIASIAATDYDTVLFTDFGSGQLGIIAEHEAAGDFTPVIADHHRPADVDTEFHLNPLLFGLDGSSELSGAGASYVLARALEPADGDNRDLAALAVVGAVGDMQASDGELVGANRKIVTEGEAAGALETGTDLALYGKQTRPLPKLLEYATDVRIPGISNDRNGALRFLDDLGLELKSGGDWRCWVDLSRDEKQTLTNALLQHAIDKGVRPNKIDALFGTTYTLTAEPAGTELRDASEFSTLLNATARYERADVGLAVCLGDRDGALDRAQTLLSNHRRNLSEGLQWVQDEGVTREEHVQWFDAGSEIRETIVGIVAGMAVGTEGIDRGRPIVAFAEKEEGEVKVSARGTPGMTRRGLDLSTAMTEASRAVGGDGGGHNVAAGATIPDGTREEFVERVDEIVGEQLS
- a CDS encoding DUF5518 domain-containing protein, with translation MTDWRAVGVGFLVGLVIATVGLALPIIGQIGGGLVGGFLAGYLAGGGLGSGAWHGLLAGAIGGLIIAVFVFVGTSLLSLTVTEPVNAVVGGAGLTVVVLFLSLLFALDSAIAGAIGGALRD
- a CDS encoding uroporphyrinogen-III synthase, encoding MTRDVRAAVFRPGDERIDEAVELLESLGADPVPDPMLAVEPTGATPEDAPYVVMTSKTGVELVADEGWTPGDATIVAIGERTARAMREAGWTVDVVPEEYSSSGLVAALEDEVAGERVEVARSDHGSDVLTDGLADAGADVHETVLYRLVRPEGSGESAELGAAGDLDAALFTSSLTVEHFLDAAAERGVREEAVEGLNDAVVGAIGEPTRETAENRGIGVDAVPDRAAFEALATAVVERAAPSYRE
- a CDS encoding ketopantoate reductase family protein, translated to MDVVVFGAGSLGSLVGGLLAQEHEVTLVGRDPHVAAVAADGLTVEGEFDFSVTPDATTDGSGLRADLAVLTVKAYDTAEAAGTLATGEYGAALSLQNGMGNEATLDERLDCPVLAGTATYGAVLRDPGRVECTGVGEIALGPYEGGDSAAAARVARAFRRADLTVAVADDMPRRLWEKLAVNAGINAVTALSRVENGAVLSGPANDLARTAARETARVARVADVTLSNRAAVAAVEDVAAGTADNDSSMLQDVRGGRRTEVDAINGYVTDRAAEFDLDTPVNRTLIALLRAWERGRGLR
- a CDS encoding sulfatase; this translates as MTNADASGRDVLFVVMDTVRKDHLSVYGYDRPTTPGLEAFAEDAAVFEQAVAPAPWTLPVHASLFTGLYPNEHGANQENPYLEGATTLAESLSETHASACYSSNAWITPYTHLTDGFDDQDNFFQVMPGEFMSGPLAKAWKTMNDDERLRKAADWLVSVGNKFHEYFASGEGSDSKTPQVIDRTREFVDGVDEDENFFAFINLMDAHLPYHPPEEYKEEFAPGVDSTAVCQNSKEYNCGARDISDEEFDDIRGLYDAEIRHIDAQLSRLFDSLREAGRWEDTLVVVCADHGELHGEHDLYGHEFCIYDPLVNVPLMVKHPDLDAERYERQVELLDLYHTVLDHAGVDPEDPDAVSLDDRRSLLSDDHREFDEGEFAFVEYSRPVVELKQLEQKASAAGITVDRDSRFYSRMRAARRPDAKYIRNERIPDEAYRLDSDPGETENLAGGDDEAVAEVAAALSRFEERVGGPWEGDAAGTDEDVLDDMSEDAKDRLQDLGYID
- a CDS encoding lysylphosphatidylglycerol synthase transmembrane domain-containing protein, which produces MSDDAPAAAGDAGATDLRNMFDRRTVGKIAVGFVVAAILVYLLGVAVGLERTLTHLRNAELRWLGAACLSTTACLAAWGKAWQIVLRVGGIDVPYRKLVVTYFAATFANYVTPLGQAGGEPFIAYVLSQDTEASYEQSLASVVTADLLNLLPFFNFAAVGLGYLLLRSQLTEAAEDLAFGLGALAVGIPALVVGGWQYRTAVERGVLRVVAPLSRRTDRFTVESVRDRIRRFYESVELIAASPRALAWATGFAYLGWVFFALPLYFAGLTLDLPIPLLLVFFVVPASTLAGMVPTPGGLAAVEGALVGLVVALTALSAADALAVATIYRLASYWFALAVGGLAALWVVARA